In Companilactobacillus allii, one genomic interval encodes:
- the rsmH gene encoding 16S rRNA (cytosine(1402)-N(4))-methyltransferase RsmH: MTSNEFTHKTVLLKETIDEVNPRDNAIFVDATFGRGGHTKELLSRMNNSTVYAFDRDETAIEAGRIIQNSPEIIGNNKLVLIRDNFENMKERLNEINVMQVDGIVYDLGVSSPQFDDAIRGFSYKKEARLDMRMDQRQELDAEKIVNDWSYNELVSIFYKYGDESFSKQIARSIERIREDHRITSTVELADIIKNAIPAARRRTGGHPAKRVFQAIRIAVNDELGSLEKSLDQAISLLASKGRISVITFQSKEDRIVKHIFKENSEIDLPRGLPVIPDNLQPPLKQITRKPILPTEEELDVNNRAHSAKLRVVEKI; this comes from the coding sequence TTGACTTCTAATGAATTTACACATAAAACAGTTTTATTAAAAGAAACAATTGATGAAGTTAATCCAAGGGACAATGCGATTTTTGTTGACGCTACGTTTGGTCGCGGAGGTCACACTAAAGAACTACTTAGCAGAATGAATAACAGTACTGTTTACGCTTTCGATAGAGATGAAACAGCCATTGAAGCTGGTAGGATTATTCAAAATAGTCCAGAGATTATCGGTAATAATAAACTAGTATTGATTAGAGACAATTTTGAAAATATGAAAGAGCGCTTAAATGAAATAAATGTTATGCAGGTTGACGGTATAGTTTATGACTTAGGCGTTTCTTCACCTCAATTTGACGATGCCATACGTGGTTTCAGTTATAAAAAAGAAGCACGCTTAGATATGCGTATGGATCAGCGTCAGGAATTAGATGCCGAAAAAATTGTTAATGACTGGTCATATAATGAATTGGTAAGTATTTTTTATAAATATGGTGATGAGAGCTTTTCTAAGCAAATTGCGAGATCAATTGAACGTATTAGAGAAGACCATCGAATTACATCTACCGTAGAACTTGCTGATATAATCAAAAATGCTATTCCGGCTGCTAGACGACGTACTGGTGGACATCCTGCAAAAAGAGTTTTTCAAGCAATTCGAATTGCTGTAAATGATGAATTGGGTTCACTTGAAAAATCCTTGGATCAAGCAATTTCATTATTAGCTTCAAAGGGAAGAATTAGTGTGATTACTTTTCAATCTAAAGAAGATAGAATTGTAAAACATATATTTAAGGAAAACTCTGAGATAGATTTACCAAGAGGATTACCTGTTATTCCAGATAATTTACAACCACCTCTTAAACAAATTACAAGGAAACCGATTTTGCCAACTGAAGAAGAATTAGATGTAAATAATCGTGCTCACAGTGCAAAATTGAGAGTTGTTGAAAAGATTTAG
- a CDS encoding penicillin-binding transpeptidase domain-containing protein — MEQRTKMKYQRTSKVNAKRGDILDSNGDMIAGDSSIYNIYAVLDKSAKTASGKSNYVANKQKTAKILSKYLPLSKKQVLKYLNPDNKKTYQVEFGQSGRGLSIEIKNKIKKANLTGIHFVELPSRAYPNGVFATNLVGITKADDANDKNSNISGVMGIEKYFNKMLSGKNGKRVTKVDSKNNELPDSQVIEKSSVDGSNIYLTLNSRIQQYTEILAQEISDKYAPKNLQVIVMNAKTGAIEAATQRPTFNPTTGKGLSNSWRDTLVEDQYEPGSVMKILTLSASIDSGNYNGNELYKSGSVEVGGRTINDWNNAGWGYIPVSEAFPRSSNVGMVHLEQEMGSKTWLKYMKKFGIGQKTGIELPGEVAGSISYEHSSDQAMTSFGQSVNVNAIQMLQAFSAIANNGQMIKPHIIQKIVDPTTGKTTKKYSRDVVGTPIKASTAKQVKKAMRQVVTKNYGTGLVYNVPGVKVGVKTGTAQIASPSGGYMTGSNNYVFSVAGMIPYDDPNYIVYITMKQPQQMTESPEKILSEIFNPLVKRLVSQGKASSNTADSGNQYVSIPSLLDDTTTKATEQIQKLGLLSGVIGTGSEVVQQLPASGEKVMPGQRIVLLTNGAMTMPDLTGWSKNDVLKFAEVSGVHVTTKGDGYVTSQSEEAGNVINDSGKIIVTLKNN, encoded by the coding sequence TTGGAACAAAGAACCAAAATGAAGTATCAAAGAACTTCGAAAGTTAATGCTAAACGTGGAGATATATTAGATTCTAATGGAGATATGATTGCTGGTGATTCTAGTATTTATAATATCTACGCTGTTTTAGATAAGTCGGCTAAGACTGCATCTGGTAAGTCTAATTATGTTGCTAATAAACAAAAAACGGCAAAAATTCTAAGTAAGTATTTGCCATTATCTAAAAAACAGGTATTAAAATATTTAAATCCTGACAATAAGAAAACTTATCAAGTTGAATTTGGTCAATCCGGTCGTGGACTGTCTATTGAAATTAAAAACAAAATAAAAAAAGCTAATTTAACAGGGATCCATTTTGTTGAATTACCTTCAAGAGCTTATCCTAATGGTGTTTTTGCCACAAATCTTGTTGGTATTACGAAGGCGGATGACGCTAACGATAAGAATAGTAATATCAGTGGTGTTATGGGAATTGAAAAATATTTTAATAAAATGTTATCTGGTAAAAACGGTAAAAGGGTAACCAAGGTTGATTCGAAGAATAATGAATTGCCTGATTCCCAAGTAATTGAAAAAAGTTCAGTTGATGGTTCGAATATATATCTAACTCTAAATAGTAGAATTCAACAGTATACAGAGATTCTAGCACAGGAAATATCTGATAAATATGCACCAAAAAATTTACAGGTTATTGTTATGAATGCTAAAACTGGTGCAATTGAAGCTGCGACTCAAAGACCCACTTTTAATCCAACAACAGGTAAGGGATTATCTAATAGTTGGAGAGATACTTTAGTTGAGGATCAATATGAGCCTGGTTCAGTGATGAAGATATTGACGCTTTCAGCCTCCATTGACTCTGGTAATTATAATGGTAACGAATTGTATAAATCAGGATCAGTTGAAGTTGGCGGACGAACAATAAATGACTGGAATAATGCTGGATGGGGATACATCCCAGTTTCTGAAGCATTTCCAAGGTCATCTAACGTTGGTATGGTACATCTTGAACAAGAAATGGGTTCAAAAACTTGGTTGAAATACATGAAGAAATTCGGAATTGGCCAAAAGACAGGAATTGAATTACCAGGTGAAGTTGCTGGAAGTATTTCCTATGAACATTCCAGTGATCAAGCTATGACGTCGTTTGGACAAAGTGTTAACGTCAATGCAATTCAAATGCTACAAGCGTTTTCTGCAATTGCCAATAACGGACAAATGATTAAGCCTCATATAATTCAAAAAATAGTAGATCCTACTACTGGTAAAACTACTAAGAAATATTCACGTGATGTTGTTGGTACACCAATTAAAGCAAGTACAGCCAAACAGGTTAAAAAGGCGATGAGACAAGTTGTTACAAAGAATTATGGAACTGGTCTTGTTTATAATGTACCTGGTGTAAAGGTTGGCGTTAAAACTGGTACCGCCCAAATCGCGTCACCTAGTGGTGGTTATATGACTGGATCAAATAATTATGTTTTCTCAGTTGCAGGAATGATTCCATATGATGATCCAAATTATATTGTTTATATAACAATGAAGCAGCCACAACAAATGACTGAATCTCCTGAAAAGATATTATCGGAGATATTTAATCCACTAGTCAAAAGACTAGTAAGTCAAGGTAAAGCATCAAGTAACACGGCTGATTCTGGTAATCAGTATGTAAGTATTCCTAGCTTATTGGATGATACAACTACAAAGGCTACTGAACAGATACAAAAATTAGGGCTACTTTCCGGTGTTATTGGTACTGGTAGTGAAGTTGTCCAACAGCTTCCAGCAAGTGGAGAAAAAGTTATGCCAGGGCAAAGAATAGTACTATTAACAAATGGTGCTATGACGATGCCTGATTTGACTGGCTGGTCCAAAAATGATGTATTGAAATTTGCAGAGGTTTCGGGAGTACATGTAACCACTAAAGGTGATGGATATGTAACAAGTCAGTCCGAAGAAGCCGGTAACGTAATTAATGACAGTGGTAAAATTATAGTTACTTTAAAAAATAATTAA
- the thiT gene encoding energy-coupled thiamine transporter ThiT: MSKNNSLVVLTEGAIIVAAAQALSFVPHDLGVSSIQVEYGLIPMAIYALRRGVKPGLMAGFVWGILDLILKGFSSGGFLNPLQGLVEYPLAFAAVGLVGIGSLQVKSRIKDNKSALGLIIMYSALGFLVKYFLHFLAGGIYWGAYAPKTMNPWIYSLVINGGSFIANMIMMLVLLVVLSHVFKRFIIAKD, encoded by the coding sequence GTGTCAAAGAATAATAGTTTAGTAGTCTTAACTGAGGGGGCTATAATAGTTGCCGCAGCTCAGGCACTTTCATTTGTACCACATGATTTAGGAGTTTCCTCGATCCAGGTGGAATATGGTCTAATCCCAATGGCCATTTATGCGTTAAGACGTGGAGTTAAACCAGGACTGATGGCTGGATTTGTATGGGGTATTTTAGATTTGATTTTAAAGGGATTCAGTAGTGGTGGCTTTCTTAATCCATTGCAAGGACTCGTTGAGTATCCATTGGCCTTTGCGGCGGTTGGTTTAGTTGGAATTGGAAGTTTGCAGGTCAAATCACGAATAAAAGATAATAAAAGTGCATTGGGATTGATAATTATGTATTCCGCACTAGGATTTTTAGTTAAGTACTTCTTACATTTCTTGGCAGGTGGTATTTATTGGGGAGCATATGCACCAAAAACAATGAATCCTTGGATCTATTCATTAGTGATAAATGGTGGTAGTTTTATCGCAAATATGATTATGATGTTAGTGCTATTAGTAGTGTTGAGTCATGTGTTCAAGCGATTCATAATTGCAAAAGATTGA
- a CDS encoding DUF4044 domain-containing protein, translating into MNDEKKPKSTLTKITQIVVWLMILVTIGGVVLGSVMSFI; encoded by the coding sequence TTGAACGATGAAAAAAAGCCTAAAAGTACTTTAACTAAAATCACTCAAATTGTTGTATGGTTAATGATTTTAGTAACTATTGGCGGTGTAGTTCTCGGATCAGTAATGAGCTTTATTTAA
- the mraZ gene encoding division/cell wall cluster transcriptional repressor MraZ gives MFMGEYHHTIDSKGRIIIPAKFRKEIGNVFVITRGMDGCLFGYSMDQWEKLESQLDKLPLTKKDARSFTRFFYSAAAEVEFDKQGRVNLSTSLTEFAKLKKNCVVVGVSDRIEIWDENKWSEFSQQAEDNFEEISEKMTDFDF, from the coding sequence ATGTTTATGGGAGAATATCATCACACCATTGATAGTAAGGGCCGAATAATTATTCCCGCAAAATTCCGTAAGGAAATTGGGAATGTTTTTGTGATTACACGTGGTATGGATGGATGTCTCTTTGGATATTCTATGGATCAGTGGGAGAAACTTGAATCACAATTGGACAAGTTGCCCCTTACTAAAAAAGACGCTCGTTCCTTCACTAGATTTTTTTATTCTGCAGCTGCAGAGGTAGAATTTGACAAGCAAGGCCGGGTGAATTTGTCGACATCTTTAACTGAATTTGCTAAATTAAAAAAGAATTGTGTGGTAGTTGGTGTTTCAGATAGAATTGAAATCTGGGATGAAAACAAGTGGAGTGAATTCAGCCAACAAGCCGAAGACAATTTTGAAGAAATATCGGAGAAAATGACAGACTTTGACTTCTAA
- the ftsL gene encoding cell division protein FtsL: protein MKESTARNLTDYEAVEQPKFNPAKDPQPARKHKVALSKLEATLIVGLGFLTLALMVSLVSIKVSMTSAQNSLDNITTEITKVNTNNINLRQEISEMTSYDRLSTFAKEHNLKMSNKNVRNVSK from the coding sequence ATGAAGGAAAGTACAGCCAGAAATCTTACAGATTATGAAGCAGTAGAACAACCAAAGTTCAATCCTGCTAAAGATCCACAGCCTGCTAGAAAACATAAAGTTGCATTATCAAAATTAGAGGCCACACTAATAGTTGGACTCGGCTTTTTGACATTGGCTTTAATGGTCAGTCTGGTAAGTATTAAGGTTTCTATGACTTCAGCTCAAAATAGTCTGGATAATATTACAACGGAAATAACTAAAGTAAATACTAATAATATAAACTTACGTCAGGAAATTTCTGAGATGACGAGTTATGATCGTCTCTCAACTTTTGCTAAAGAACATAATTTAAAAATGAGCAACAAGAACGTAAGGAATGTATCAAAATGA